Proteins found in one Brachyspira murdochii DSM 12563 genomic segment:
- a CDS encoding acyl-CoA thioesterase yields the protein MKKRTDNKKVYLENDYYIKPSFYDLDPMGVVWHGNYIKFMEQAREAMLSIIDYDYDIMTAKGVMWPIVKLEIKYINSIKLNQRVRIHTEITEYLNGMKTEYTFYDENDKIISKSSTLQMPIDSETRKGFLNSPKDFIERIEKLNKL from the coding sequence ATGAAAAAACGCACTGATAATAAAAAAGTTTATTTAGAAAATGATTATTATATAAAGCCTTCTTTTTATGATTTAGATCCTATGGGGGTAGTTTGGCATGGAAATTATATAAAGTTTATGGAGCAGGCTAGGGAGGCTATGCTTTCTATTATAGATTATGATTATGATATTATGACAGCTAAAGGTGTTATGTGGCCTATAGTTAAACTTGAAATAAAATATATCAACTCTATAAAATTAAATCAAAGGGTGAGAATACATACTGAAATTACAGAATATTTAAATGGTATGAAAACAGAATATACTTTTTATGATGAAAATGATAAAATTATATCAAAATCAAGCACATTGCAGATGCCTATAGATTCAGAAACTAGAAAAGGCTTTTTAAATAGCCCTAAAGATTTTATTGAAAGAATAGAAAAACTTAATAAACTTTGA
- a CDS encoding LolA family protein, whose amino-acid sequence MKQFCLLMILSLSSLLFGQVKDEYKNAKLLKGTYTQIVSQKGRSFESSGDFIVASGYGICWITKLPKESITVMGEKNVVQILPNGKKKVMADSGNAMFSQIANIIKSIFTYDEKTILESFNQSKENNATVYTPKTEELKKIIEKIEVSFAKDGYIEKIKMYSSNNSTTEYIMKVVSKSNTLTSEEIKYFEEE is encoded by the coding sequence ATGAAACAATTTTGTTTATTAATGATATTATCTCTTTCTTCTCTCTTATTTGGACAGGTAAAAGATGAATATAAAAATGCAAAACTATTAAAAGGTACTTATACTCAAATAGTAAGCCAGAAAGGAAGAAGTTTTGAATCGTCTGGAGATTTTATAGTTGCTAGCGGATACGGTATATGTTGGATTACGAAATTGCCTAAAGAATCAATAACTGTTATGGGAGAAAAAAATGTTGTGCAGATACTTCCTAATGGAAAAAAGAAAGTTATGGCTGATTCAGGCAATGCTATGTTTTCTCAAATAGCCAATATTATAAAATCAATTTTTACATATGATGAAAAAACTATATTAGAATCATTTAATCAAAGTAAAGAAAATAATGCTACAGTTTATACTCCTAAAACTGAAGAGTTAAAAAAGATAATAGAGAAAATAGAAGTGAGTTTTGCAAAAGATGGATATATAGAAAAGATAAAAATGTATTCTTCAAATAACAGCACCACAGAGTATATAATGAAAGTTGTATCCAAATCAAATACTTTAACTTCTGAGGAGATAAAATATTTTGAAGAGGAGTAA